Proteins from a genomic interval of Candidatus Cloacimonadota bacterium:
- a CDS encoding DUF2851 family protein, with protein sequence MEERFLYHIWDEGHLITHPKCNSGKLLKILYQGQYNTGRGPDFKNAVIEIDGKQQRGDIEIHLKTSDWQAHNHHEDLFYNQVILHVVLKHNSTYSYTILENGNAVEILTLEHQLSDDILKLTINQKIPSSPAVYCDLLSAIDNDRLAAILHRAGIRRFESKIKRFNTALSLSSFDQIFYEGMFEALGYSKNKLNTLQLAQSLPLSLLKGFLQEGLSVQDLCSIYLMASGLLEKASKALSLEQQLIIHDTWEKQAYTAKRFDIDWQLFRIRPQNHPIKRIIYISSIIHNTLEKGLFRSFMSNCHTNSAIYKSFRKSFVAHKNPIGNEMMTLGKSIQDNIYLNIFLPVLCLWHRRIEGVDAAVMDAYRNFKPLQANYITRFMERYLSASQIKLANSKAIYQQGLLDIYHHWCSWHLCAECLLRNK encoded by the coding sequence ATGGAAGAAAGATTTTTATATCATATTTGGGACGAAGGGCATCTTATTACGCACCCTAAGTGCAATAGCGGTAAATTGCTTAAGATTTTATATCAAGGACAGTATAATACCGGGCGTGGTCCGGATTTTAAGAATGCCGTGATAGAGATTGATGGCAAACAGCAACGTGGCGACATTGAAATTCATCTTAAAACCTCCGATTGGCAAGCCCATAACCACCACGAAGATTTGTTTTACAATCAAGTTATACTGCACGTAGTGCTAAAACATAACTCGACATACAGCTACACTATTTTAGAAAACGGGAACGCAGTTGAAATTCTAACTCTTGAACATCAATTGAGTGATGATATCCTCAAATTAACAATCAATCAAAAGATACCTTCAAGCCCAGCTGTTTATTGTGATCTCCTTTCAGCAATCGATAATGATAGACTTGCTGCCATACTTCACAGAGCAGGTATTCGCCGTTTTGAAAGCAAAATAAAGCGTTTCAACACTGCCCTTTCCCTTAGTAGTTTCGATCAGATCTTCTATGAAGGCATGTTTGAAGCTTTGGGATATAGTAAAAATAAGCTAAATACGCTTCAACTTGCCCAATCTCTACCGCTATCCTTACTTAAGGGTTTTCTACAAGAAGGCTTAAGCGTACAGGATTTATGCTCAATTTATCTAATGGCTTCAGGATTATTGGAAAAAGCAAGTAAGGCACTTTCTTTGGAACAGCAATTAATTATTCACGATACCTGGGAAAAACAAGCTTATACTGCCAAGAGATTCGATATAGACTGGCAATTGTTTAGAATACGACCTCAAAACCACCCAATTAAACGCATTATTTATATAAGCTCAATAATCCACAACACGCTAGAAAAGGGATTATTCCGAAGTTTTATGAGTAATTGCCATACTAATTCTGCAATATACAAATCGTTCCGTAAATCCTTTGTTGCACATAAGAATCCCATTGGCAATGAGATGATGACTCTTGGCAAAAGCATCCAAGATAATATTTATCTAAATATCTTCTTACCCGTTCTTTGCCTTTGGCATCGTAGAATAGAGGGCGTTGATGCAGCGGTGATGGATGCTTATCGCAACTTTAAACCTTTACAGGCAAACTATATAACCAGATTTATGGAGCGCTATCTAAGTGCCTCACAAATCAAACTTGCCAACAGCAAAGCGATTTATCAACAAGGGTTGCTGGATATTTATCACCATTGGTGCAGTTGGCATTTATGCGCTGAATGCTTGTTGCGCAATAAATAG
- the mtgA gene encoding monofunctional biosynthetic peptidoglycan transglycosylase has product MAKVKKHKRSILSKILRLFFKIHLWFWGIIAALSILFNFINPPVTPLMIERYIFRGHPIYKREYIKLEKIPQRTHDMLIALEDGNYYKHFGFEWNMIKEAYKRNKKAHEVRFGASTISNQLARTIFLTTHRNYFRKYLEVQVTLIMELTMSKRRMLELYFNYVEWGKGVYGIETASRAYYSKSAAKLNTTQSMRMIAILSNPIKYTPHTYANSASARERMRFLQRYF; this is encoded by the coding sequence ATGGCTAAGGTCAAAAAGCATAAACGAAGTATCTTATCTAAGATACTTCGTCTCTTTTTTAAAATACATCTATGGTTTTGGGGGATAATTGCCGCTTTGTCGATTCTTTTCAACTTCATAAATCCACCTGTAACACCACTCATGATAGAACGCTATATATTTCGCGGCCACCCCATTTATAAACGCGAATATATCAAGCTGGAGAAAATTCCCCAACGCACTCACGATATGCTAATCGCTCTTGAAGATGGTAATTATTACAAGCATTTTGGCTTCGAATGGAATATGATTAAAGAAGCTTATAAGCGAAATAAAAAAGCACATGAAGTTCGTTTTGGCGCTTCAACAATAAGCAATCAGCTTGCTAGAACAATATTTTTAACTACTCATCGAAACTATTTTAGGAAATATCTGGAAGTTCAGGTTACACTTATCATGGAACTAACCATGAGTAAAAGACGCATGTTAGAGCTCTATTTTAACTATGTAGAATGGGGTAAGGGTGTATATGGAATAGAAACAGCTTCTAGAGCCTACTACAGCAAAAGCGCAGCAAAGTTAAACACTACACAATCCATGCGGATGATTGCAATTCTTTCTAACCCAATAAAGTATACTCCCCATACCTATGCCAATTCAGCTTCCGCCCGTGAGCGCATGAGATTTTTGCAACGTTATTTCTAA
- the rpsT gene encoding 30S ribosomal protein S20, which produces MPQHKSPQKRMGTDKKRAARNNYVKRTIRTLTKELQVNPENRMEQLDKLYAQLDKAAKKGVIHKRTASRRKARLAAFVNKANKQEN; this is translated from the coding sequence ATGCCACAACACAAATCTCCCCAAAAACGTATGGGAACGGACAAGAAAAGAGCTGCTCGCAACAATTACGTTAAACGCACAATTAGAACCCTAACCAAAGAACTGCAAGTTAATCCAGAAAATCGCATGGAACAGCTTGATAAGCTTTATGCCCAACTCGATAAAGCCGCCAAAAAGGGTGTTATCCACAAGCGTACTGCAAGCAGGCGCAAAGCTCGTTTGGCAGCCTTTGTAAACAAAGCAAACAAGCAGGAGAACTAA